The genomic segment ATCAGGAGATTGCGCGCTTGCTGCAACAAGCCGGTTATCCCGCCTACCAGAATTATCAGCTCCTGACAGACGCCCATCATGGCGGTTATGGCAAGGCGCCGTCTGAGCTGCTGCAGTTTTGCCGCGATTTTTCGCAGGCATTGAATGTGCCCATCGAACCGGTCTACACCGGCAAGCTATTCCACGCGCTAAGAAACCTGCAGCGGGCGCATGCGTTTGGCGAGACAGAACGCGTGCTTGCGGTGCATACCGGCGGCATGCAGGGAGCACGCGGTTTTGCCGCGCTCAATAGTCTTTAGTCCGATGGGTGTGTTTGCGTAGCGGCACTGAATCGAGATAGCCGATATCACGCAATACATGATCGCTCAGATCGTCCAGAGTGATCAGCGGCCTGGCCGGCTGCGTTTCCAGCCGTTGTGCCCACCAGCCGCCAATCAGCTTCAAAAACGACGGCAGGTTTTGCAATGGCGAGCCCGGCACACGAGGCAACGCGGCGAAGGATGAACCAGATAATGCTGTAGCAGTTTGGCAAGATGTCGATGCGCAGTTCATGGCGGCCTCACAGGTAAATTGAAGGGTTTTTCAAAAGCAACTTCAGTACTGGTAAGAATATCCAACCAACGACACTTAGGGAAACTACTTGTTCTAACCATCTTGGTCAGCTATGCTTACCAGTATGAGCCGACTCCCACTCCATACCCTCCCCGTCTTCCGCAGCGCCGCCCGGCTGCAGAATTTGCGCGCCACCGCCGTCGAAATGCACCTGACCCACAGCGCCGTCAGCCAGCAGATCGGCGTGCTGGAACAGCAGCTTGGTTTTGCGCTGTTCGAGCGGCGCGGTCGACGCATCGTCCTCAACGAAGCGGGTCATACCTTTCTCTGCAGCGTCGAATCGGCGCTGGCGCAGCTCGACGCGGGAGTGCAGGCCGCTGCCGCCACCGCGATCGGTACAGCGCAACGCCTGCGGCTGACAGTGATGCCGTCATTTCTGCAACGCTGGCTGCTGCCGCGCATGCAGCGTTGGCGTGAGCGTCATCCGGATATCGCGCTGGAACTACATTCGTCGCAGCAATTGATGGATTTGCAGCGCGACGGCTTTCATGCCGCCTTGCGCCAGGGGAAAGGCGGCTGGCCCGGTTTGAGCGACGAACGCCTGATCGATAGTCCGTTGGTGGTGGTGGCCTCACCCGGCACTGCGCGCCGCTTGCAAGGCGGCAGTCTCGCCACGCTAGCGGACGAACCGCTGCTCGGCGCTGCTGAATACTGGGACCGCTGGTTCAGCGAAGCAGGATTGAAGATACGCAGCAATCCTGTGGCCAATTTCAACGATGCCGGCTTGATGCTGCAAGCCGCGGAACAGGGTTTGGGGATCGCGCTGGGGCGTGAATTCATGGTGGCCGATGCTTTGCGCGACGGCTTGCTGGTGCAGCTTTCCGAACAGCGGCTGGCGCCGGAGGTCGATCATGCCTCTTACTTTCTGGTGTATCCGCCCGCGCTGAGTAACTGGGCGCCGCTGCAAGCCTTGCGCTGCTGGCTGCATGACGAAGTATGCGATTTACAGAAAAACATGACGCCGGCTGCGCCGGTCATCGCGCCGGTCGATGCTGCTCCGCCGAAAAAAGCGACGCGTGTTAAAGCTGCAAAGCCGAAACCATAGCGTCAGCGCTGGGAATGGTCGGCGCCTTCGGCTCGCTCGGTCAGTTTGCGATGCTGCCTTCCAATATGTCCTGCTGCCGGCGACACCGCTTGCCACCTATGTCTTTGCCACCGTCATGGGGCTGATATGGCTGGGCACCGTGCCGCTGTCGAATGGCGTGGTGGGGCAGATTTTCGGTTATCAATACATCTCCACGCTGTACGGCTTCGTGTTCCTGAGTCATCAGCTAGGCAGCTTTCTCGGCGTCTGGCTGGGTGGCGTGCTGTTCGACATGACCGGGAATTACCAGGCGGTCTGGGCGATCGCAATCGGCCTCAGCGCAGTGGCCGCGATCATCAGCCTGTCGATCGATGACCGGGCGGTGCAAGCCAGGCCGGCGCACGCTTGAATATGCCTGAACCATCATCCGCCCGCATTGTGAAATGGCTGGCTATCCTGCTTGGATGGCTGCTGTTGCTGGGACTACTGTCCCTTTGCCACCGGGATGA from the Collimonas arenae genome contains:
- a CDS encoding LysR substrate-binding domain-containing protein → MLTSMSRLPLHTLPVFRSAARLQNLRATAVEMHLTHSAVSQQIGVLEQQLGFALFERRGRRIVLNEAGHTFLCSVESALAQLDAGVQAAAATAIGTAQRLRLTVMPSFLQRWLLPRMQRWRERHPDIALELHSSQQLMDLQRDGFHAALRQGKGGWPGLSDERLIDSPLVVVASPGTARRLQGGSLATLADEPLLGAAEYWDRWFSEAGLKIRSNPVANFNDAGLMLQAAEQGLGIALGREFMVADALRDGLLVQLSEQRLAPEVDHASYFLVYPPALSNWAPLQALRCWLHDEVCDLQKNMTPAAPVIAPVDAAPPKKATRVKAAKPKP